The following proteins are co-located in the Trichormus variabilis 0441 genome:
- a CDS encoding PsaJ asl3190, translating into MTKSQDKEKKYFLEYLSLAPVIGVIAISVAFSTWAIFNYIFPDLLFHPLP; encoded by the coding sequence ATGACTAAATCACAAGATAAAGAGAAAAAATATTTTCTCGAATATCTTTCTCTTGCACCAGTTATTGGTGTTATAGCAATATCGGTTGCCTTTTCTACGTGGGCAATTTTTAACTATATTTTTCCTGATCTTCTTTTCCATCCTCTACCATAA
- a CDS encoding DUF937 domain-containing protein, translating to MGLFDQILGAVSNPNQQGSLGQLGNIINTVNQLSNQTGTNPSTMQSVIGVVGNYVRSALQQKQATEGNEATQALVNEYAGTSYNPQAVNSLFSPNIQQQVAQVVSQHTGLDAGTIQQLLPVIVPLVLNFLQSGANAQNPQGAGNSILNSFLDADKDGDVDIADAMQLMSQYVGR from the coding sequence ATGGGGCTGTTTGACCAAATTCTCGGTGCTGTTAGCAATCCCAATCAACAAGGCAGTTTAGGTCAACTAGGAAACATCATTAACACTGTAAATCAACTAAGTAATCAAACTGGCACAAATCCTTCGACAATGCAATCTGTCATAGGTGTAGTAGGTAACTATGTACGTTCCGCTTTACAACAAAAGCAAGCCACAGAGGGTAATGAAGCAACCCAAGCATTAGTTAATGAATATGCCGGCACTTCTTATAATCCTCAGGCAGTTAATTCTCTATTTTCTCCTAACATACAACAGCAGGTTGCACAGGTAGTATCCCAACACACAGGTTTAGATGCTGGTACAATTCAGCAACTATTGCCAGTTATCGTACCTTTAGTATTGAATTTTTTGCAATCCGGCGCTAATGCTCAAAATCCTCAAGGTGCTGGAAATTCTATTTTGAATTCTTTCTTGGATGCAGACAAAGATGGTGATGTAGATATCGCTGATGCTATGCAGTTAATGAGCCAATATGTTGGTAGATAG
- the gatC gene encoding Asp-tRNA(Asn)/Glu-tRNA(Gln) amidotransferase subunit GatC, with product MIDREQVRKVALLARLELTPQEEEQFTTQLGSILDYVEQLNELDVSNVPPTARAIDVSNITREDNLQPYADREAILSSAPEQEGEFFKVPKILNAE from the coding sequence ATGATCGACCGCGAACAAGTCCGCAAAGTAGCTCTACTTGCCCGTTTAGAATTGACACCCCAAGAAGAAGAGCAATTTACCACTCAGCTAGGAAGTATTTTAGATTACGTCGAGCAGCTAAATGAACTAGATGTGAGTAATGTACCACCCACAGCGCGGGCAATTGATGTCAGCAACATCACCAGAGAAGATAACCTGCAACCCTATGCTGACAGAGAAGCTATCCTCAGCAGCGCGCCTGAACAAGAAGGGGAATTTTTTAAAGTACCAAAAATCCTCAATGCCGAGTAA
- a CDS encoding photosystem I assembly protein Ycf3: MPRTQKNDNFVDKSFTVMADIILKILPTNKKAKEAFVYYRDGMSAQAEGEYAEALEYYEEALTLEEDTNDRGYILYNMGLIYASNGDHDKALELYHQAIELNPRLPQALNNIAVIYHYKGEKAKEDGDHDGGEALFDQAADYWIRAIRMAPNNYIEAQNWLKTTGRMQIDVFF, from the coding sequence ATGCCAAGAACACAAAAAAACGATAACTTTGTTGACAAATCCTTTACTGTGATGGCGGATATAATTCTCAAGATACTGCCAACCAATAAAAAAGCGAAAGAAGCCTTTGTTTATTACCGAGATGGGATGTCAGCCCAAGCAGAAGGCGAATATGCCGAAGCACTAGAATATTACGAAGAAGCTCTCACATTGGAAGAAGACACCAACGATCGCGGTTATATTCTTTACAACATGGGGCTAATTTATGCCAGCAACGGCGACCATGATAAAGCTCTAGAACTATATCACCAGGCGATCGAACTTAATCCCCGCCTACCCCAAGCCTTGAACAACATCGCCGTAATTTACCATTACAAAGGCGAAAAAGCCAAAGAAGATGGAGATCACGACGGTGGTGAAGCACTGTTTGACCAAGCCGCAGACTACTGGATTCGTGCCATTCGCATGGCTCCCAATAACTATATAGAAGCCCAAAACTGGCTAAAAACCACTGGACGGATGCAAATAGACGTATTCTTTTAG
- a CDS encoding SOS response-associated peptidase, whose amino-acid sequence MCGRFTLNQSAEALAEFFHIQPLLDLEAQYNIAPTQTVVTVLHNPESNKREFQRLRWGLIPSWAKDPAIASKLINARAETVAEKPSFRSAFKQRRCLVVADGFFEWQRQQGKKQPFYFRLQDSQPFGFAGLWEKWQTPAGEEITSCTIVTTAANELLQPIHDRMPVILAPQDYDLWLDPQEQRPQALQHLLSPYPASEMTAYPVSTLVNSPKHNNPECIIPIPGQNSSPNQLN is encoded by the coding sequence ATGTGTGGAAGATTTACTTTAAACCAGTCAGCAGAAGCATTAGCTGAGTTTTTTCATATCCAGCCACTCCTGGATTTAGAGGCTCAATATAACATTGCACCTACGCAAACCGTGGTGACAGTTTTACACAACCCTGAAAGTAATAAACGTGAATTTCAACGGTTACGCTGGGGTTTGATACCTTCATGGGCTAAAGATCCAGCGATCGCCTCGAAGCTCATCAACGCCAGAGCCGAAACTGTTGCCGAAAAACCCTCTTTTCGTTCAGCATTCAAGCAGCGACGCTGTTTAGTAGTAGCTGATGGTTTTTTTGAATGGCAAAGACAGCAAGGTAAAAAACAACCCTTTTATTTCCGCCTCCAAGACAGTCAACCCTTTGGCTTTGCAGGATTATGGGAAAAATGGCAAACACCGGCTGGTGAAGAAATCACCTCTTGTACAATCGTCACAACAGCAGCCAACGAACTGCTGCAACCAATTCATGACCGAATGCCGGTCATCCTCGCTCCCCAAGATTACGATTTGTGGTTAGATCCCCAAGAGCAAAGGCCCCAAGCATTACAACACTTATTATCTCCCTATCCAGCCTCAGAAATGACCGCCTACCCAGTTAGTACCTTAGTCAATAGCCCAAAACACAACAACCCAGAATGTATTATCCCCATCCCAGGGCAGAATAGTTCCCCAAATCAGTTAAATTAG
- a CDS encoding glutathione S-transferase family protein encodes MENLHLYDFLPSGNGYKVRLLLTQMGIPFERIEVNILKGESRTPEFLSKNPNGRIPVLEVAPGKYLAESNAILLYLSEYTEFLPYDRYLKAQVMQWLFFEQYSHEPYIATSRFWVSILGKAEEYRTALEEKREPGYAALKVMENHLKYHNFFVDERYTIADISLFAYTHVADEGGFDLTQFPAIQAWIERVKAQPGYISITHEPMLCYDW; translated from the coding sequence ATGGAAAACTTACATTTGTACGATTTTTTACCCTCAGGCAACGGCTATAAAGTCAGGCTTCTATTAACACAAATGGGCATACCATTTGAACGAATAGAAGTCAATATTTTAAAGGGAGAGAGTCGCACACCAGAATTTTTAAGTAAAAATCCTAACGGGAGAATACCAGTTTTAGAAGTTGCACCAGGGAAGTATTTAGCAGAATCAAATGCTATATTGCTTTACCTGAGCGAATACACAGAATTTTTACCGTACGATCGCTATTTAAAAGCCCAGGTAATGCAGTGGTTATTTTTTGAACAATATAGCCATGAACCATATATTGCTACATCACGTTTTTGGGTTTCTATTTTAGGTAAAGCGGAAGAATATCGTACAGCTTTAGAAGAAAAACGTGAACCTGGTTATGCAGCTCTCAAGGTGATGGAAAATCATTTGAAATACCATAATTTTTTCGTAGATGAGCGTTACACAATTGCTGATATTTCTTTATTTGCTTATACCCATGTGGCGGATGAAGGTGGTTTTGATTTAACACAATTTCCAGCTATTCAAGCTTGGATAGAAAGAGTCAAAGCCCAGCCTGGATATATTAGTATTACTCATGAGCCGATGTTATGCTACGATTGGTGA
- a CDS encoding DUF167 domain-containing protein, whose protein sequence is MQKKVKVKPNSKQQKIAEQDDGSLTVHLKSPPVDGKANEELIKLLAEKFAVPKSHITIKSGLSSRQKLIEIDTDI, encoded by the coding sequence ATGCAAAAAAAGGTTAAGGTTAAACCTAATTCCAAACAACAAAAAATTGCCGAGCAAGATGATGGGAGTCTAACTGTACACTTAAAATCTCCACCAGTAGATGGTAAAGCTAATGAAGAGTTAATCAAACTTCTAGCTGAAAAATTTGCTGTGCCGAAATCTCACATCACAATTAAATCTGGTTTATCTTCCAGACAAAAACTGATTGAGATTGACACAGATATTTAG
- a CDS encoding DUF2231 domain-containing protein produces the protein METTETTSSASSASSPFPNIPPVIETDDREYRDTGVPSTVAIAGHPLHPLSVIFPIAFLAAALGSDFGYWLTRDYFWARASVWLIGLGLGGGAIAAAIGLSDFLKIERVRKRNAGWAHLILNVSLLVLSLVNFILRLGDAEARILPWGLLISLIVGTLTSISGWFGAELSYRHKIGVVGAGSRRYP, from the coding sequence ATGGAAACAACAGAAACAACCTCCTCTGCTTCCTCCGCTTCTTCACCATTTCCAAATATTCCCCCAGTGATTGAAACGGACGATCGCGAATATCGTGATACGGGTGTCCCCAGCACAGTAGCGATCGCCGGACACCCCCTACATCCCCTTAGTGTGATTTTCCCCATAGCTTTCCTAGCAGCCGCCTTGGGTAGCGATTTCGGCTATTGGTTAACCCGCGATTACTTCTGGGCGAGGGCTTCTGTGTGGTTAATTGGACTGGGTTTAGGTGGAGGTGCGATCGCCGCCGCCATAGGCTTAAGTGATTTCTTGAAAATTGAACGTGTTCGCAAACGCAATGCAGGTTGGGCGCACCTGATCCTCAACGTCTCTCTTCTTGTTCTGTCACTAGTAAACTTCATCCTCCGCTTAGGCGACGCTGAAGCTAGAATCCTTCCTTGGGGTTTATTAATTTCCCTAATTGTCGGTACTCTAACAAGCATTTCCGGTTGGTTTGGTGCAGAACTCTCCTATCGCCACAAAATTGGCGTAGTTGGTGCAGGTAGCAGAAGATATCCGTAA
- a CDS encoding LmeA family phospholipid-binding protein, which yields MPDSPGLGEQALNKAAEIGLSSQLDEVDNLDVSIKTDPLKLVQGQVDAVEINGEGLVMQKDLRVEEMKMQVNSVAINPLSAAFGKIELTKPTVGSARVVLTESDINRAFNSEFIISKIQSQKIHINGQLKTVTPQQIDFRLPGEGKVSLNASILLEENSEPQQVAFTAEPHISANGTTVTLENVTYGDSEEISPELTQALVKQTSEILNLSNFDLEGMSLRVQQLAAETGKLTLQAEAYVEQIPTVEN from the coding sequence ATGCCGGATTCCCCCGGATTAGGAGAACAAGCGCTGAATAAAGCGGCAGAAATTGGGTTATCTAGCCAATTAGATGAAGTAGATAACTTAGATGTGAGCATCAAAACTGATCCACTGAAATTAGTTCAAGGACAGGTGGATGCAGTCGAGATTAATGGTGAAGGTTTGGTTATGCAGAAAGACCTCCGCGTGGAGGAAATGAAAATGCAGGTCAATAGTGTTGCTATTAATCCTTTAAGTGCCGCATTTGGTAAGATTGAACTTACTAAACCTACAGTTGGTAGTGCGCGGGTTGTTTTAACAGAATCAGATATCAACCGTGCCTTCAATTCTGAGTTTATTATCTCCAAAATTCAAAGTCAGAAAATCCATATTAATGGGCAACTAAAAACAGTCACACCTCAACAAATAGACTTTCGCCTACCCGGTGAGGGAAAAGTTTCACTAAATGCCAGTATATTGTTAGAAGAAAATAGCGAACCGCAGCAAGTTGCCTTTACAGCCGAACCCCATATTAGCGCTAATGGCACAACAGTAACGCTGGAGAATGTCACTTATGGTGACAGTGAAGAAATATCACCAGAGTTGACACAAGCTTTAGTAAAACAAACGAGCGAAATTTTAAACTTAAGCAACTTCGATTTAGAAGGAATGAGCTTGCGAGTGCAGCAATTAGCAGCAGAAACAGGCAAACTCACATTGCAAGCAGAAGCTTATGTAGAACAAATACCCACAGTTGAAAACTAG
- a CDS encoding hemerythrin domain-containing protein encodes MVSTLDDTKRNAIAEKLADAKLLQELLIENEERFLRESTDNEISNRIRDFLEDDRKNLGIIETVIVQYGIQKEPRQTVREMVDQVRQLMQGSQLNFFEKVAQHELLKHKQVMSGLLVHKAAQRVGADVLAAIGPLNTVNFENRAHQEQLKGILEILGVRELTGQDADQGIWGRVQDAIAAFSGAVGSAVTQGSDKQDMNIQDVIRMDHNKVNILFTELQQSNDPQKIQEYFGQIYKDLTAHAEAEEEVVYPRVRSFYGEGDTQELYDEQAEMKRLLEQIKAISPSAPEFKDRVRQLADIVMDHVRQEESTLFAAIRNNLSSEQTEQWATEFKAAKSKIQQRLGGQATGAGV; translated from the coding sequence ATGGTATCAACTTTAGATGATACGAAGCGTAATGCCATTGCTGAGAAATTAGCAGATGCCAAGCTTCTTCAAGAGTTACTAATTGAAAATGAGGAAAGATTTTTAAGAGAATCAACTGATAATGAAATCTCTAATCGCATTCGTGATTTCCTAGAAGATGACCGGAAAAACTTAGGCATTATAGAGACTGTCATTGTTCAATATGGTATACAAAAAGAACCAAGACAAACAGTCCGCGAAATGGTTGACCAAGTTCGCCAATTAATGCAGGGTTCCCAACTAAATTTCTTTGAAAAAGTAGCTCAACATGAGTTGCTGAAACACAAACAAGTTATGAGCGGTTTGCTGGTTCACAAAGCAGCCCAAAGAGTTGGTGCTGATGTGCTGGCTGCTATTGGCCCCTTAAATACAGTTAACTTTGAGAACCGCGCTCACCAAGAACAACTCAAAGGTATTTTAGAAATTTTGGGGGTTCGTGAACTCACCGGACAAGATGCAGATCAAGGTATTTGGGGACGAGTTCAAGATGCGATCGCTGCTTTTAGTGGTGCAGTCGGTAGCGCAGTTACCCAAGGTTCTGATAAGCAAGATATGAATATCCAAGATGTGATCCGTATGGATCACAATAAGGTAAATATCTTGTTCACAGAACTACAACAAAGCAACGATCCTCAAAAAATCCAAGAGTATTTTGGTCAAATCTACAAGGATTTAACTGCTCACGCTGAAGCGGAAGAAGAAGTAGTTTATCCCAGAGTCCGTTCTTTCTACGGTGAAGGTGACACCCAAGAACTGTACGATGAACAAGCCGAAATGAAGCGCCTGTTAGAGCAAATCAAGGCTATCAGCCCCTCTGCTCCTGAATTCAAAGATAGAGTCAGACAGTTGGCTGATATCGTCATGGATCACGTCCGCCAAGAAGAAAGCACCTTGTTTGCTGCTATTCGCAACAACCTCAGTTCTGAACAAACTGAGCAATGGGCTACCGAATTCAAAGCCGCTAAGAGCAAAATTCAACAAAGATTAGGCGGTCAAGCTACCGGCGCAGGTGTTTAG
- the bchM gene encoding magnesium protoporphyrin IX methyltransferase — protein MNAADDKTIVREYFNSTGFDRWKRIYGDGEVNKVQLDIRNGHQQTVDSVIGWLKNDGNLAELSICDAGCGVGSLSIPLATEGAKVYASDISEKMVEEGKQRALETLGNAENPTFAVQDLESLSGSYHTVICLDVLIHYPQEKADEMISHLCSLAQSRIILSFAPKTCALTLLKKIGSFFPGPSKTTRAYLHREADVIKILESNGFAIQRKEFTKTRFYFSRILEATRP, from the coding sequence ATGAACGCAGCCGACGATAAAACCATTGTTCGTGAGTATTTCAATTCCACGGGGTTTGACCGATGGAAACGCATTTATGGCGATGGCGAAGTCAACAAAGTCCAACTCGACATCCGCAACGGTCATCAGCAAACGGTGGATAGTGTCATCGGCTGGCTAAAAAATGACGGCAATTTAGCGGAGTTATCAATTTGTGACGCTGGCTGTGGCGTGGGTAGTCTCAGCATTCCCCTAGCGACAGAGGGCGCTAAAGTCTACGCCAGCGACATTTCCGAGAAAATGGTAGAAGAAGGCAAGCAACGAGCCTTAGAAACCTTGGGAAATGCTGAAAATCCGACCTTTGCTGTGCAGGATCTAGAATCCTTGAGTGGTAGTTATCACACTGTGATTTGCTTGGATGTACTAATTCACTACCCCCAAGAAAAAGCTGATGAAATGATTTCTCACCTCTGTTCTTTGGCACAGTCTAGAATCATTCTCAGTTTTGCACCCAAAACCTGCGCCTTGACTTTACTTAAGAAAATTGGCAGTTTCTTTCCTGGCCCAAGTAAAACCACCCGCGCCTATCTACACCGTGAAGCCGATGTCATCAAAATTTTAGAAAGCAACGGCTTTGCTATTCAAAGAAAAGAGTTTACTAAAACTCGCTTCTACTTCTCCCGCATATTAGAAGCAACACGCCCTTGA
- a CDS encoding nucleoside hydrolase: MRKFIIDTDTASDDAVALIMAHHWPDVEIVAVTIVNGNVPVEQGVKNALYTIEVCSASTPVYVGCAKPMLRESRYADWFHGKDGMGNMYYPEAKSKPELAHATDAIIEIIKQYPGEITLVTLGPLTNIATALLKAPDIAQLVQRCVIMGGAANTVGNVTPAAEYNIWVDPEAAKIVFHSGMPMEMVGWELSRHDAALTFAEVETVMNFGTDRARLAMECNKTALDVAMKRQGAVGLTLADPVAIAVALDPDIVTRQGKYFVDVEITSELTRGATVVDELGVLNKKPNMNVIWAINVMRWKEILYFCLH, translated from the coding sequence ATGCGTAAATTTATCATCGATACAGATACCGCCTCAGATGATGCTGTCGCGCTGATTATGGCGCATCACTGGCCGGATGTGGAAATTGTGGCGGTAACAATTGTCAATGGTAACGTCCCTGTTGAGCAGGGAGTCAAGAACGCTTTATACACAATTGAAGTATGCAGCGCCTCCACACCTGTATATGTCGGCTGTGCCAAGCCGATGCTACGGGAATCTCGTTATGCTGATTGGTTTCACGGCAAAGATGGTATGGGTAATATGTACTACCCAGAAGCAAAAAGCAAGCCAGAATTAGCACACGCTACTGATGCAATTATTGAGATTATCAAACAATACCCTGGTGAAATTACTTTGGTGACGCTGGGGCCGTTGACAAATATTGCTACCGCATTGCTAAAAGCGCCGGATATTGCCCAACTAGTTCAGCGTTGCGTGATTATGGGTGGTGCAGCGAATACAGTGGGTAATGTGACACCTGCGGCCGAATACAACATTTGGGTAGACCCGGAAGCCGCCAAGATTGTCTTTCATAGTGGAATGCCGATGGAGATGGTCGGTTGGGAGTTGAGCCGTCACGATGCGGCGTTGACTTTTGCAGAAGTAGAAACCGTGATGAATTTCGGCACAGACAGGGCGCGTTTAGCGATGGAGTGTAACAAGACAGCTTTGGATGTTGCCATGAAAAGGCAAGGTGCTGTTGGTCTTACCTTAGCTGATCCTGTAGCGATCGCAGTTGCGCTTGATCCAGATATTGTTACACGTCAAGGAAAATACTTTGTAGATGTGGAAATTACGAGCGAACTAACTAGAGGTGCTACAGTCGTTGATGAGCTAGGAGTGCTAAATAAAAAGCCAAATATGAATGTAATTTGGGCAATAAATGTGATGCGATGGAAAGAAATTTTGTATTTTTGTTTACACTAG